A single Carnobacterium inhibens subsp. inhibens DSM 13024 DNA region contains:
- a CDS encoding GIY-YIG nuclease family protein — protein sequence MESVSYFYVLYCHDGSFYGGYTTDLARREEEHNQGVGAKYTKPQTRRPVKMIYAEGYPSRSAATKAEYAFKKQTRKKKLDYLTKQGVQFPVLPTESCLVNMQQIEAKECEKHAESKEF from the coding sequence ATGGAATCCGTTAGTTATTTTTATGTATTGTATTGTCACGATGGAAGTTTTTACGGTGGGTATACTACAGATCTGGCTAGACGAGAAGAAGAACATAATCAAGGCGTTGGGGCTAAGTACACTAAACCCCAAACAAGAAGGCCAGTAAAAATGATTTATGCAGAAGGATATCCTTCTAGAAGTGCAGCTACTAAAGCTGAGTATGCTTTTAAAAAGCAAACGCGTAAAAAGAAATTGGATTATTTAACAAAACAAGGAGTTCAATTTCCTGTGCTACCAACGGAATCTTGTTTAGTAAATATGCAGCAAATTGAAGCAAAGGAATGTGAAAAACATGCAGAGTCAAAAGAGTTTTGA
- the rsmI gene encoding 16S rRNA (cytidine(1402)-2'-O)-methyltransferase, whose translation MQSQKSFEQSIGGSLYLIPTPIGNLEDMTFRGVRLLKEVDLIASEDTRNTQKLLNHYEIKTPQISFHEHNTQERIGQLIEKLEAGMTIAQVSDAGMPSISDPGHELVVACIQAGIPVIPLPGANAGLTALIASGISPQPFYFFGFLPRKKKEQLLSLEELNHRPETIILYESPHRLKEVLKNMSTVFGMERRIVCCRELTKRYEEFIRGTIEEAIEWSMTNEIRGEFCLIVEGNSAGSLLMEEDTSWEALSLKEHVDLMINEMEFTSKDAIKEVAKLRGLKKQEVYAAFHEF comes from the coding sequence ATGCAGAGTCAAAAGAGTTTTGAACAATCCATAGGCGGAAGTTTATACCTAATTCCTACGCCCATTGGAAATTTAGAAGACATGACTTTTAGAGGGGTAAGGCTATTAAAAGAAGTAGATTTGATTGCTTCTGAAGATACGCGTAACACACAAAAGCTTTTAAATCATTATGAAATAAAAACACCTCAAATTAGTTTTCATGAACACAATACACAAGAACGGATCGGACAGTTGATTGAAAAGTTAGAAGCAGGAATGACCATTGCACAAGTAAGCGATGCTGGGATGCCTTCTATCAGCGATCCCGGACACGAATTAGTTGTAGCATGTATACAAGCTGGTATTCCAGTGATTCCTTTGCCAGGAGCGAATGCTGGACTGACAGCTTTGATCGCATCTGGAATCAGTCCACAGCCTTTTTATTTTTTTGGTTTCTTACCACGCAAAAAAAAGGAGCAGCTGCTTAGTTTAGAGGAATTGAATCATCGACCAGAAACGATTATTTTATATGAATCGCCGCACCGTTTAAAAGAAGTACTGAAAAATATGTCTACCGTTTTTGGAATGGAGCGACGCATTGTATGCTGCCGTGAATTAACAAAACGGTACGAAGAGTTTATAAGAGGAACGATCGAAGAAGCGATTGAATGGTCAATGACGAATGAAATCAGAGGGGAATTCTGTTTGATCGTTGAAGGAAATAGTGCAGGATCTCTTTTAATGGAAGAAGATACAAGCTGGGAGGCTTTGTCGTTAAAAGAACATGTAGATTTAATGATCAATGAAATGGAATTCACCAGTAAAGATGCGATTAAAGAAGTTGCTAAATTACGAGGACTAAAGAAGCAAGAAGTTTATGCAGCTTTTCATGAATTCTAA
- the mscL gene encoding large conductance mechanosensitive channel protein MscL, protein MKKFIDEFKDFAFRGNVLDLAVGVVIGSAFTAIVTALVNYIIMPLVGILTGGTNIKNLSIDVGGAKLEYGAFLQAVVDFILIALVIFIFIKIINNAANKFKKTEEVTKEVEIPAAEQYLKEIRDLLAEDKNKTNL, encoded by the coding sequence ATGAAGAAATTTATAGATGAGTTTAAAGATTTTGCTTTTAGAGGAAATGTACTTGATTTAGCCGTCGGTGTTGTTATCGGTTCTGCTTTTACAGCTATTGTTACTGCTCTTGTTAATTATATTATTATGCCTCTCGTTGGTATTCTTACTGGTGGAACAAATATCAAAAACTTATCCATAGATGTTGGCGGTGCTAAACTAGAATACGGCGCTTTTTTGCAAGCTGTTGTAGACTTCATTTTAATTGCACTCGTGATCTTTATTTTTATTAAGATTATTAATAATGCTGCCAATAAATTCAAAAAAACAGAAGAAGTTACAAAAGAGGTTGAGATTCCTGCGGCAGAACAATATCTTAAAGAGATTCGCGATTTATTAGCAGAAGATAAAAATAAAACGAATCTTTAA
- a CDS encoding NAD(P)/FAD-dependent oxidoreductase gives MTQIKRIAVIGGGIVGATAAFYLSQKNYEVDIYDDGVGQATSAAAGIICPWLSQRRNKEWYQLASKGAAFYPQLMHDLNESLTDSDIYKQVGTLVFKKNPNLLKKLEKTALKRLETAPEIGTLSLLSPKEIKAKFPIYDSEESALFATGGARVDGSLLTKKLIDQAIVNGASHYAEKVVLSQPNSADYIIRSKTQTKTYDIVILAVGAWLPELLNPLGLDVDIRPQKGQLVQLHLQKDMSNWPVVMPDGEKDIIPFTNGKIIVGATHENDGGYDLTPTKEKLALMLEEAKELAPELKNATITGIRVGTRAYTSDFAPFFGAVPNYPNLFAASGLGSSGLTSGPLIGKMLSQLISDEPTDLPLTDYPVERYIKKQD, from the coding sequence ATGACACAAATAAAACGGATCGCAGTAATCGGTGGCGGTATTGTAGGAGCTACTGCTGCATTTTATCTTAGTCAAAAAAACTATGAAGTAGATATCTATGATGATGGAGTAGGCCAAGCAACCTCTGCTGCTGCTGGAATCATCTGTCCATGGCTATCTCAACGCCGAAATAAAGAATGGTACCAACTAGCCTCTAAAGGAGCAGCTTTTTATCCACAACTCATGCATGATCTAAATGAATCGCTTACTGATTCTGATATTTACAAACAAGTAGGAACTCTTGTCTTCAAAAAAAATCCTAACTTACTGAAAAAGTTAGAAAAAACTGCTCTTAAACGCCTGGAAACTGCCCCAGAAATTGGCACGCTCTCTCTCTTATCTCCAAAAGAAATCAAAGCTAAATTTCCTATATATGACTCAGAAGAATCAGCTTTATTTGCTACTGGCGGTGCACGTGTTGATGGTTCTTTATTGACAAAAAAATTAATTGATCAAGCTATAGTTAACGGAGCCAGTCATTATGCTGAAAAAGTTGTATTATCTCAACCTAACTCAGCTGATTATATTATTCGTTCTAAGACACAAACCAAAACTTATGACATAGTTATCTTAGCAGTAGGCGCATGGTTACCAGAATTATTAAATCCACTTGGTTTAGATGTTGATATTCGTCCTCAAAAAGGGCAGTTGGTTCAACTTCACTTACAAAAAGATATGTCCAATTGGCCTGTAGTTATGCCAGATGGCGAAAAAGACATTATTCCTTTTACAAATGGTAAAATTATTGTAGGAGCTACACATGAAAATGATGGTGGCTATGATTTAACCCCTACTAAAGAAAAACTAGCGCTTATGTTAGAAGAAGCTAAAGAACTTGCTCCCGAATTAAAAAACGCAACTATTACAGGAATCCGCGTTGGTACAAGAGCGTATACTTCTGACTTTGCTCCTTTTTTTGGAGCTGTTCCGAATTATCCTAATCTTTTTGCAGCAAGTGGCTTAGGTTCATCCGGACTAACTTCGGGTCCGTTGATTGGAAAAATGTTAAGCCAGCTTATCTCAGATGAGCCCACTGATTTGCCTTTAACTGATTACCCAGTTGAACGCTACATTAAAAAACAAGACTAA